A window from Primulina eburnea isolate SZY01 chromosome 2, ASM2296580v1, whole genome shotgun sequence encodes these proteins:
- the LOC140824180 gene encoding uncharacterized protein, translating into MAPGRKSRKGKEVVQESEAPNVRGLNETDWGRRGRRPRGEAQNVNVDREVDQLTRGMVEMELVISRFQNMRPPRFFGNEDGEKAIAWLKSMKRLFNMLEYTPDLQLKLAICQLKDRAQLWWETTEDALKESGERVTWDVFCAQFAREYSPLSYYSAKEAEYNRLTQGNMTVVEYASQFSALLAYVPHVASSDRNKLSHFMQGFNRSICTLVVAGAPINYADAVEKAKNVEASLLLAEPQSVHPGFPQSFGGNVPLPVGAPLYPSLLPYQPSQPYQQPKQQSFKAKGKQFKKQTRSSSSSSGSQRGSSVGSPGGVFCDRCGGKHFSTQCTGVQGSCNICGQVGHYARVCPNAARQQFQQPQFGQGFRGQATRPFVPTQSFQQSSYPQPRGPVQQLFPGPQQARVHALTQDQVQDAPGRVIAGHSRGFDASGGASASGTQ; encoded by the coding sequence ATGGCACCTGGACGGAAGAGTAGAAAAGGAAAAGAAGTTGTTCAGGAGTCTGAAGCTCCTAACGTTAGAGGACTGAACGAGACTGACTGGGGAAGACGAGGTCGTCGTCCTCGGGGTGAAGCACAAAATGTTAATGTTGATCGGGAAGTGGATCAGTTGACGAGAGGAATGGTTGAAATGGAACTTGTGATATCTCGATTTCAGAATATGCGCCCTCCTCGATTCTTTGGGAATGAAGATGGCGAGAAAGCTATAGCGTGGCTAAAGAGTATGAAGCGTTTGTTTAATATGCTGGAGTACACCCCTGATTTGCAACTTAAGTTGGCCATTTGTCAATTAAAGGACCGAGCTCAGTTGTGGTGGGAAACTACTGAGGATGCTTTGAAGGAATCGGGTGAAAGAGTTACTTGGGATGTGTTTTGTGCTCAGTTTGCTCGAGAGTATTCACCGCTTTCTTATTATTCGGCCAAGGAAGCTGAGTATAATAGATTGACTCAGGGAAATATGACTGTTGTGGAGTATGCCTCTCAATTCTCAGCGCTTCTTGCCTATGTTCCTCATGTTGCTAGCAGCGATCGGAACAAGCTATCGCATTTTATGCAAGGATTTAATCGAAGCATTTGCACTTTGGTAGTAGCTGGAGCACCTATTAATTATGCCGATGCCGTTGAGAAAGCCAAGAATGTGGAGGCGAGTCTACTTTTGGCGGAACCACAGTCAGTTCATCCAGGTTTTCCTCAGAGTTTCGGAGGCAATGTGCCGTTGCCAGTGGGGGCACCACTATACCCATCTTTACTGCCGTACCAGCCTTCGCAGCCTTATCAGCAACCAAAGCAGCAAAGCTTTAAGGCCAAaggaaagcagttcaagaaaCAGACTCGtagcagttcttctagttctgGCAGTCAGCGTGGAAGCTCAGTTGGGTCCCCAGGTGGAGTATTTTGTGATCGTTGTGGTGGTAAGCATTTCAGTACTCAGTGTACGGGAGTTCAGGGATCTTGTAATATTTGTGGGCAAGTTGGACATTATGCTAGAGTATGTCCGAATGCAGCAAGACAACAATTCCAGCAACCTCAGTTTGGTCAGGGTTTTAGAGGACAAGCAACTAGGCCTTTTGTTCCGACTCAGTCTTTTCAGCAATCTAGCTATCCTCAGCCTAGAGGTCCGGTTCAGCAACTTTTCCCAGGGCCACAGCAGGCTCGAGTTCATGCTTTAACCCAAGATCAAGTTCAAGATGCACCGGGCAGAGTTATTGCAG